A region from the Lycium barbarum isolate Lr01 chromosome 8, ASM1917538v2, whole genome shotgun sequence genome encodes:
- the LOC132607109 gene encoding cytokinin riboside 5'-monophosphate phosphoribohydrolase LOG3-like isoform X3 has translation MGLVSQAVHDGGRHVIGVIPKTLMPRELTGETVGEVKAVAGMHQRKAEMARHSDAFIALPGGYGTLEELLEVITWAQLGIHDKPVGLLNVDGYYNSLLSFIDKAVEEGFISPNARHIIISAPTPKELVKKLEEYVPCHEGVASKLSWETEQLGYPQAQEIAR, from the exons ATGGGCTTAGTTTCACAAGCAGTTCATGATGGTGGTCGCCATGTTATTGG GGTCATTCCCAAGACACTCATGCCTCGGGAG TTAACTGGTGAAACAGTAGGAGAAGTGAAGGCTGTTGCAGGGATGCATCAAAGGAAAGCAGAGATGGCTAGGCACTCTGATGCTTTTATTGCCTTACCAG GTGGTTATGGAACTCTTGAGGAGCTGCTTGAAGTGATAACATGGGCGCAACTAGGCATCCATGATAAGCCg GTAGGATTGCTGAATGTGGATGGATATTACAATTCATTATTGTCATTTATCGACAAAGCTGTTGAGGAAGGTTTCATCAGCCCAAATGCCCGCCACATCATCATATCAGCACCAACACCAAAGGAACTAGTCAAGAAACTGGAG GAATATGTTCCTTGCCATGAAGGAGTTGCTTCTAAGTTGAGCTGGGAGACGGAGCAACTTGGTTACCCCCAAGCACAAGAAATTGCAAGATGA
- the LOC132607109 gene encoding cytokinin riboside 5'-monophosphate phosphoribohydrolase LOG3-like isoform X2, with amino-acid sequence MVSRNIDLVYGGGSIGLMGLVSQAVHDGGRHVIGVIPKTLMPRELTGETVGEVKAVAGMHQRKAEMARHSDAFIALPGGYGTLEELLEVITWAQLGIHDKPVGLLNVDGYYNSLLSFIDKAVEEGFISPNARHIIISAPTPKELVKKLEEYVPCHEGVASKLSWETEQLGYPQAQEIAR; translated from the exons ATG GTTTCAAGGAATATTGATTTGGTGTATGGAGGAGGTAGCATAGGCCTAATGGGCTTAGTTTCACAAGCAGTTCATGATGGTGGTCGCCATGTTATTGG GGTCATTCCCAAGACACTCATGCCTCGGGAG TTAACTGGTGAAACAGTAGGAGAAGTGAAGGCTGTTGCAGGGATGCATCAAAGGAAAGCAGAGATGGCTAGGCACTCTGATGCTTTTATTGCCTTACCAG GTGGTTATGGAACTCTTGAGGAGCTGCTTGAAGTGATAACATGGGCGCAACTAGGCATCCATGATAAGCCg GTAGGATTGCTGAATGTGGATGGATATTACAATTCATTATTGTCATTTATCGACAAAGCTGTTGAGGAAGGTTTCATCAGCCCAAATGCCCGCCACATCATCATATCAGCACCAACACCAAAGGAACTAGTCAAGAAACTGGAG GAATATGTTCCTTGCCATGAAGGAGTTGCTTCTAAGTTGAGCTGGGAGACGGAGCAACTTGGTTACCCCCAAGCACAAGAAATTGCAAGATGA
- the LOC132607109 gene encoding cytokinin riboside 5'-monophosphate phosphoribohydrolase LOG3-like isoform X1 — translation MERESDVVKGSKFNRICVFCGSSQGKKSSYQDAAIELGKELVSRNIDLVYGGGSIGLMGLVSQAVHDGGRHVIGVIPKTLMPRELTGETVGEVKAVAGMHQRKAEMARHSDAFIALPGGYGTLEELLEVITWAQLGIHDKPVGLLNVDGYYNSLLSFIDKAVEEGFISPNARHIIISAPTPKELVKKLEEYVPCHEGVASKLSWETEQLGYPQAQEIAR, via the exons ATGGAGAGGGAAAGTGATGTAGTAAAGGGTTCAAAATTCAATAGGATTTGTGTGTTTTGTGGAAGTAGTCAAGGCAAAAAAAGTAGTTATCAAGATGCTGCCATTGAACTTGGCAAAGAATTG GTTTCAAGGAATATTGATTTGGTGTATGGAGGAGGTAGCATAGGCCTAATGGGCTTAGTTTCACAAGCAGTTCATGATGGTGGTCGCCATGTTATTGG GGTCATTCCCAAGACACTCATGCCTCGGGAG TTAACTGGTGAAACAGTAGGAGAAGTGAAGGCTGTTGCAGGGATGCATCAAAGGAAAGCAGAGATGGCTAGGCACTCTGATGCTTTTATTGCCTTACCAG GTGGTTATGGAACTCTTGAGGAGCTGCTTGAAGTGATAACATGGGCGCAACTAGGCATCCATGATAAGCCg GTAGGATTGCTGAATGTGGATGGATATTACAATTCATTATTGTCATTTATCGACAAAGCTGTTGAGGAAGGTTTCATCAGCCCAAATGCCCGCCACATCATCATATCAGCACCAACACCAAAGGAACTAGTCAAGAAACTGGAG GAATATGTTCCTTGCCATGAAGGAGTTGCTTCTAAGTTGAGCTGGGAGACGGAGCAACTTGGTTACCCCCAAGCACAAGAAATTGCAAGATGA